Part of the Penicillium digitatum chromosome 4, complete sequence genome is shown below.
AGGAATCACCGGGTCATCCTGGATGCGATTGAGCGGCGAGACGGAGAAGTACCGAGACGAAGGGGTCATGAGGCCTCTTTGGACCATATGCCTGGCCGGGCGAGTCAATAAACGAGCTGCTGAAGCCATTGTTGAGGGTATAGCGTGGGTAGGGACAGGATCTCAATCACGATGTTTTCCGCTTCCACTTTTGCGAGGTTCACCGCCGTGCGCTATTCCAAATTAATACTAGCGTTGTCTATACACACGTGACACCCCGGTATGTGATtgcatcttcatcttcggactattctctcatctcgataATGCATCTTTTTACCATTCTCTTATGTGAGAATGATAATTGATAACAAAAAGAACCTTCCACGGGTGATTTCTTCGCCCACTTTGACTCAACAACATCGTCACGATGAAGCTATGCTTTGTAACTGTGGGGGCCACGGCTTCCTTTCATAAGCTACTTGAACAAATACTTAGTTCACAGTTTCTTGAGACTCTAGCCAAACGTGGCTACACCCATCTTCTTATTCAGTACGGCAAAGATGGTCAACAAGTTTTCCAAGACTTCATCGATAATGGTCAGCCCCATCACGGTCTCATACTTGGGGGATTCGATTTCCAGCCAAGTATTGATGCCCAAATGATGATGACCGTGGAAAGAGAGTCCCTTAATCAAGAGCGCGGCTTGATCATATGTCATGCCGGTAGGAAATCTCTCTATCTCGTGTATGAAATATTTGAGGCCTTAATCCACTTACCATCTTACAGGAAGTGGGACTGTTCTGGCAGGACTTCGCTTGGGTGTACCCTTGATTGTGGTCCCCAATCCGGATCTTGCCGATAATCACCAGCAGGAACTGGCCGATGAGCTAGAGGAAGGGAACTATGTAATTAGTAGTTCGGTCAAGTAAATGATCTATCTACCCTCCTTTGTCTACTCAGCCAGTCTGACTAACTCGGATTAGGGATGTGAGCAGCGCAATTAGCAGAGCAGAGACTCAGAAGGCCGAGGTATTGTCTATGCGAACTGGAAATACAACTCTTGCGAAAAGTATGTCTGACGAGTTGAGCTTTTTGGATTAAAGGAGCCCCTCTGGTGACTTGCGAGGACTGATTTCCGCCAACCCGCTATTTTTGACAGAACAATGGGATTCGGAGTCAATTTTCCTCATGAACTACGATCTTACATGAAATCCAATTAGGCGTCAAACAGTCAGTCCGAGTTCGGTCTGTTTGGTCTATTGAGTCGATGTGGAAAGTCTCATCTGATAGATCGTGAAGAGAATCAACACTCTCCAAAGTCAGCCGAACCACAGCCGATTAGTTTTAGTACAAAGATTTGACCAATTTGTTATGTTTCACTACCAGCGAGTCAAAAAATGATTATGATAATTTCTGTAAACCTCAATTCTATCGTCGGAAGTCCACTTTACCAGGCGTGGACGAAGAGTGGCCCAAGCTCCTTGTTGACAATTCCCGATTTGCGGATTTGCGGATTTGCGGTTTCGCGTCCACTCCTGAATCAACGCCCAACCACCGAAACACTATATGCGCCTTCAATCCAACTACCGCCCCATCGATCTTCCGAGTCGCCCATTCTAGGCCGAGAGGCCGTCTATACCCGCGCTTGTCTTTCTCCGACATCAACTTCCATACACTCTCCGCAATGGCTGAGGCAACTCTTCACAACGTGCCAATTGTCATCGACAATGGCAGTGGCACAATTCGAGCAGGCTTCGCCGGAGAGGAGATTCCGTCATGTTATTTTCCGTCGTTTGTTGGTCGTCCCAAGCACCCACGGGTGATGGCCGGTGGGCTGGAAGGAGACTCGTTCATCGGGTCCCGTGCACAGGAACTCCGCGGACTGTTGAAGATCAGGTATCCTCTAGAACACGGCATTGTCACGAATTGGGAAGACATGGAATCGATTTGGCACTATGTCTACGAAAACGAGCTCAAGACCCTTCCCGAAGAACACCCCGTCCTGCTCACGGAGCCACCGCTGAACCCGCGCGCCAACCGCGATATCGCGGCCCAACTCATGTTCGAAGCTTTTAACGTGCCGGCCTTGTACATGTCAATCCAGGCTGTGTTGTCGCTCTATGCGTCTGGCCGCACCACGGGTGTGGTTTTGGATTCTGGTGATGGTGTCTCCCATGCGGTGCCTGTCTTTGAGGGATTCGCTATTCCGAACAGTATTCGGAGAATTGATGTTGCTGGTCGTGACGTTACAGAACAGATGCAGCTGCTGCTGCGTAAGGCCGGGCATGTGCTGCATACCAGCGCCGAGAAGGAGGTGGTGCGGATGATCAAGGAGAAGGTCTGCTACGTCTCGCTGGATCCGAAGCGGGAAGAGAAGGAGTGGATGAACAGCTACCACAAATCCGATGCTAAAGCGATGGACTACGTTCTTCCGGACGGCCACAAGATCAAGGTAGGCATTGTCTACGACCTGCCATTCGTCTTGGGGATACAACAATGCTAATGACGTGACTTCTCAAGATTGGCCAAGAACGTTACCGTGCGCCGGAAATCCTTTTTGACCCCGAGCTCATCGGCCTCGAGTATCCCGGTGTGCACCAGATTGTGCAGGACGCCATCACTCGCACCGATCTCGACCTGCGAAAATCTCTATACCTCAATATTGTGCTTTCTGGAGGTTCAACACTGTGCAAGAACTTCCCCGATCGGTTGATGCGCGAGATTAAGAAACTAGCAGTCGAGGACATGAAGATCCGCATTTCGGCGCCTGCTGAGCGCAAGTACACCACGTGGATTGGCGGTAGCATTCTTGCCGGGCTGAGCACGTTTAGAAAGGTTTGCAAATATCTCCCTTTTGCCAATGCATCACAGCTGACTCACCACTCTCTAGATGTGGGTAAGCGCAGACGAATGGCACGAGGATCCCGAGGTGATCCACAAGCGATTCGCATAAAAAGACTCGCCCATGACGAAAGTCTTTGATATCATGGTGGCCTTCTGCCAATTCAACTCTAGAATTGATCACATCCACTGCCTCCAACCCGATCCCAAGGCACCATCTCCAATTCCCAGAACGCACACAAGAAACCGATCTTGTCAACCTGGATCGATCATCATGCAATTGGCAGTGCATACCCAGAATTGATCGACCAACATCACCAATCCGAGTCATCTTCCCGACTCTTGATACCCCCGTTTCAAATTTCCTATCCAGCTCACGTCGTCTTGGCATTGGCTCTGACTTTATTGCAAGTCCAGTCTCTCTTGTGTCTTGGGGATGGTTCTACTCTAGACATAATTTTACTCAGACATGCCTGCATACATAAGTTCTCGCCATGTACCTTTCTATCCCATCTGAATAGATTGACTAAATCCCCCCACTAGCCCTAGATATATATATGTGTCCGAGCTTGTAATGGAACAGTGTTACAATCACAATCGATCTTTTTAAATTCTATCTTTGGGCAGAAGGCAAGTATGATGAGAATTGGGTTGTCCATTCTCCAATTCGTCACCCCTTTGTATGAGTCAACTACATGGCGTCATGGGTACCCGGATGTAGCCTAATGCAGATGGGCTTCACTGGGCAAGGGAGGCGATTTCTTTGTAGAAAACAAAAGGACTTCTAATCTCTGTCACCCCCTTAAATAGAGAGCCTGTGTCGTTACAGATCCATTGGCAGTGGACTTTGAAACCAGACTGAACACCGACATGGAAGAAACTATAGAATGGCAAGCCAAACGAAGGTCCGTGGACCACAAGAAATCCGGAGAATTAGAACCCAACTTTCTAGGACATAAAAAAAAGCACCATGAATAATAGTACCAACTTGGTTCGGCTGCGCTCGCCTATCCGCGGGGATACCACATCCCGACCCTATGTGCGAAACCTGCAAGTCCAGATTTACCGTGAGTGGAACCCACTCACAACGAGCACGTCTTAATACGAAATCTACTACTACAATGATGTAACTGAGAAGTTTTCTTGGTTGGAAGACGAGTAATCCAGCTAGGGAAGATCCCTAGCATGCATTTCATTGTTAAAACCCACGGCTAGGAAGTAGTAGCCCAGAGTCACGCAGTACAGGGGGGGGAATATGTTGAAAATCAAAAGGAAACACAAAAAGTGTGCGACACAAGGAGGAGATAGGGGGAACTCCGAGAATGATGCGGCCAGACAATTGTTGTTCGATGGCGCGATCTGGGTCAAGTGTTGAATAAACTCCGAAGAGACGAGAACTCGGTTTCCGGACCCTGGCGAGGGAGTTTGATGTGGAAACACAGAGGGTGGCATTCCATAGGAGGGAAGATGGATGATGGGGTGAAGATTCGCATTTGGGGGATGTCACAGACAGATGCAGAAAGAAACAGTCTTGTGGACAGACAGTCAACGGGTGGTCATCGTTGATGTTTCGGTCTGGGCGATCCGGTAGAAGGTCCCGTTAAGATTAAAAAGATTGATGAAGTGGTCAAGAGAAAGGATCagaaacttttttttttgaaatgTCGTTAGGTCGTTGATGTTGAATGGATCTCGCTAGAGACGAGATGGGGTTGCAGTGGGAGAGAAGAATGCCATTTTTAGGCAGTACCCCTCAGCTTGCCCCAACTCATCTCAAGACCACGACGGGCCAAGTCACGGGCACGATCCGCCACGGATCCAGTGCTGGAATTGGAAGCCGTGCTGGCAGCCGAGTGCTTCCGACTCAAGCTGGAATTGCTGCAGTCGTCGCGGTACATGGTGTTTCCGGCACCACCACGTCCGACGTGGTAGATGGGGGCGGCTTGGCGCAGATCACGTTCGAGTTCTTCATCGAAGCTGAAGATGGCACGCTCAGTGCTGTTGTGGACGTTCCCGGCACCACCGCGGCCAGAGGTGAAGGTTGATGACACGCGCGAGTCGAGACGAGCTAGTGAGGCGGGACCGGTTGCGCTGCGCGAGTCGGTGGTCTTGGTGTTCTTTAGATTGACAACATTCCCACATCCACCTCGGCCGGTATAGACGGCTGGACGACCGGCATGGGGCACGGAAGGGTGTGGCTCAACCAGGCGATAATTTGATGCAGGCATGGCTGATGTGTGAAGATGAGGAATAGAGATGAAGTATAAAGATGAAGTATAGAGACGATTTAGAGAGGTATCAACAATATCTATGGTGAAACTCTTCAATCTCCACCGATCAAAATTTGCAGTTGTGTGTCTTTAAGAGCAACCAGGGGGACTTTCATGTTATATAGTCCTAGGACTTTTGGGGGGAGTCATTTCCAGTTCCAGGCACGACATCCAGTCACAAGGTgctgtggggggggggggggggggcagttggtgagattttttttttttttttcttttcttctttttttttcgatattttttttaaagtttggggggggggtttggAATTTTCTCCCTGAATTTCCGTCGTCATCGGAGTAGAGCGGCTAGAGAGATTTCCGGTTTAATTGCTATGTCAGCATCTGCACGTGTCCTTTAAGCGCCCCTGTGATCTAGTTAAGGAAGGGGATTACATAGTCTCCTTCAGGCGGCACCACTCTGGCCGCTTTTACCCAAAAAATGGTCCACTGGGCAACCAAGTCATCTGACTGGGGCAGCTCCACCAATAGTGAGTGGCAAGACGTAACAGAAATGGGTAGAACAACCAATAGGGATTTTCCATTACCCCCAGGAAATGTCGAAAAATCTCTCAATTCAGGGTTGAGCATCCAGATCTACTGTCTTTTTCACACTGGACGGAGAAAAATTCACGGTATCCCTTGTAATCACACCCTGCAACAGGGGCTATTTCTTGAGCACGTCAGGTGTTCCGCAATGTTGATCATTTGAGGTATTAGGCACTAGAGTGCTCCATACGGAATCCATACGGAGGATTAGATAGTCATGAGCTGGCCGAAGgagttcaaaaaaaaaaaatagacaTGATGTATGGTAGAGTATAGAATACCAGGGGAGaaggtatttttttttatggcTCCAACAATGGCATCATTCACCGGGCCGTGTCCACTTTCTATTTCCAGAGAACAGGGGCTTTTTGTGCAGCGACCCATTTTTCACTTCGAGCAGTGGTTCTACAACATCAGGTGGCAAGCATCTATGGATCTGAGACTGGTACGTGAGATGGAGTACAAGCCACGAGATGATGCGACTCTTGGGACTGCACAATGTACCTCCGAGAATCATGAAGGTGAACATCAGATTGAACCATCAGATCATCCAAAGACCACTATATACACTGAAATTTCAGGACGCAGATCGCTCTGCACGATGACTCCATCGCTGAAATTTGCGGGATAATTCTTCTGTGGCCGGCCCGGTAGATCCGACCTTGGGAGTCTAGGGCATCGGCTAGAACGGAGTATCTGTTTTAGGGATCAATAATTCACTCACCGTGCGGAGTCGTACTAGGACACTTGCCCACAATGGCAACTGGCGTCCAAGGTTGCCCCTATTTCGTCTTGCAGCTGAGCCGAGGCCGAGAATAGGCCCAGTGCCATGTCCCCCAGATGCTGCATGAcgttggaaaaaaaacataaaaaaaaaaaaaagacatgaACGTATGTTatagaaaagaagagaaaagaagagaaacgGGTCAGGTTGTGCGCTGACTGGCCAAGAGATCCGAACGGCGGCGAACGACAAATCATCGCCCTCCTTTGGTGTCTGTGCGTTCCTTCCCCAGGTTTTCTGTTCCCCGACTTTTTCTGGAAGTCATGCGTCTCTCGGGAGTTCTTCAACGGACACAATATGACTACAACATAAGGAGTATGTAGGCCTCGGATGCTCAAAAGGGCAACACAAGGAACCAATTCCGCTGTGACCTCACATGGGGGGGAATACGTGCCGGGAAGGGACATGGCTTGTTGAGAGGGTTTGTTAGATCCCAAAAGAACATCCGGATCTCCCTAATTGGACTACCAGTGTGCACCTGACTTGAGAATCTTCAGGGCAATAAAAATCCCTGGCATTCGATCACCCCTCATATCTCGAACACAACTACATCAAACAGTTCAACTGCGCAATTAAACCAAACACGCCAAGTGCGTTGTATCCATCGTGCGATCCCATCTCAACCCATGTCTCAACTCATGTCTCAACCCATATCTCAACCCATATCTCAACCCATCCCATCTAAACTCCGTACACTAACCATTTCATACCCGCTACCCGATTAGTAGCTCATAGCGTAGCACCATGACACATGACCAGCATGGTCGCTAGGCCGAGACCTGGGAACCGGTTGACGGCTCCGAGGGGCTGCATTCTTCCTGATGCAAGGGCTGGACGTAACCTGGACTTTTCAATCTACCCCCCGAGGGATCTACACAGTATACTGGTCAAGACGACAAGTAAAATCTTGACAAGACCCAGAGTACCCCCGGGGCCCACGGCCAGCTCTGTTGTGAGGGGATTCCCGCACTTCGCTGCTGATTCGGTTCTCGGGTATCTCGCACTGGGACCAACACGTGGACTTTATATGCGATGATGGTTGAATTGCATCAATCGTACCGATTGGTCGTTTGAGCTGGCTCGTTGATGTGACCTACTTCCAGTAATCTGGTACTCGGGCGAACTGTGTGAGGGGTGAGGGAGGTTGCCAGGGATATCGTGGTCGGAGGCTAAGCTCGCTGGGGTGGAATCTTGGCTGGCTTGGTACTGTTATGGATGCCGATGTTGATTTTGATATGGGAAAGGAACCTTGGAGATCGATTGTCTTGTAAATCCATGCCGTGCATCATTCGTGGTCCTATCAGTATTGCGGTGTGTTTCGACGAACTCCAGATTTCCCAGTGGTACACAGGGAAGAACAAGACTTCGGATTCTGGTGGGCAGTCGGGTCGAAAATGCTTATTTAGGATTCGTGATACGAGGGATCAGAGTCTCTATGACACTACGATGATTGCACAATTATGAATGGTTACAGAAAAAGTTCAGGTGGCTCAATTGATCTCAAAGAAAAGCGTCGTTCGAACACCCCCGTCGGTCACCCTCAACCTAGCCGCCAGGGACGACACCTTCCATCTTAGTGCTAGCGTGGACGCTGAAAAATCGAAGCATGTACTGCTGCATCTGCAGCTGCATGTAAAGCCGATTGTGAGTCAGTGATCCCACCACATCCTGCTTGAAATGGTAGGATTCATCATCACAAAGTCGACTGTGGAATGGGCCCCTGGCCTTGACAGCAAGAACAGTGCTCACATGCTGCAATAAGCGAGAGATGTAGCTCGGGCAGAGCCTACCGGATccgaagagatcaaaagTGATCTCCTCCACTTCGTGTCCATGTGGAGCAGCCCGAGAAGCAGCCCTCCAACCGTCGACGATGTCAATGAATACCTGGCCCTTGGCGGAGATAACGAAGTCGTGGGGAATTAACGCATGATCAAGGAACTTGCATATCTCGCCCGGCTGGTCGGGAGAGTCAGAATTCCATCCTGACCAGGACAACAAATCAAGGCTCACAAAAGGGAAGGGATTGTTGACAAAGTGATGCAAGGGAACCAGTCGGAGCTTGGTAGCAGTTGCACGAGTCGGTCCAGTGTTGCCGAAGTATGCCTCGAGAGCCTTGGGTTCCTCGAAGACGAAGGTTCCATTTGAACAGTAGCTCGGAAGTGCGTCGAGCGGTACCGAGATGGCAGGGGCTCTACTGGTTGGATTGATGATGGGGCGTGCCATGAGGTCGCCGTCGTGGAGGGAGATCAGAATCTCAGGCTCAACCATGATACTCCGGATGCCCGCGGCGAGCTCGTCAATTTCTTTTGCAGGAACGGTGGTCACCATGTTAAAGTTGGAATTTGACTTGTAGAATCAACTCAGATGGGATGAGAATAAGGGAGGTAAAGCAAAACGCGTTTGGGAAAGTGAACGATGTGAACGACTCGAGTTTTATCACAATGTCTGCTGTGCGCGCGCTCATATCTCTACCAATTCAAACGATGTAAACGACCTAATCGTTTACCAAAATTTCTGCTATGCGCAtgtgcccccccccccccccccccccccacagtAGTAGGGAGTCTGCCTTCAGGAACAAGGACTCTAGGGCGTTGCCTTTCAAACCAGAAACCAAAGCATGTGTGTAACGGAGGTTCAATAACCATCGATTTGTTCTAATGATAATAGCATTCGAACAATGCTCAAAGATCTCCTCCAAGCTCAAAATTTCCAAGCTGAACATCAGAGACCCAATGGGAGCCACCAGCACATCGGTATCCGCCACTTTGTCGAAGCCATTGGTAGCCCATTACACAGACTCCCATAGAACGCAGTTTCATCTGGTCAGCTTGTTCCTTACGACGCGCCTCGGCCAAAGCCTCTTGCTGCTTGCGGAGATTATTCAAGATTGTGTCCTGCCTCCTGCATTCCAAATCGTGCTGAAGCAACGCTTCTTCATGGAGTCTTTGGGCCTCTTCATCTGCTTGTCTTTTTGCATTTTGCAGCGCTCGTGctgccttcttctcctccgatttctttttcaacatcGTCTTCTGTtgctcttcctcttcctccttcaaACGGAAGAACTCTTTCTCTTTGGCTTCTGCCAGAGCTTTGTCCTTCTCGAGTTGAATCCACACTTCGTCGGAAACACCAGCATCTCGCATGGTGGTGGCAGTGAAGCTGTCTGTTTCAGGATCTCTCGTGTCTGGTTCCTTGCCGGAGGTGATGTCTTTGCTGGCCGAGCCTTGATTATCCAGCTTGGTGACAGGCTTGTTCAAAGATTGAGTACGTACATCCAGGTCTGTCTGCTCTCCCGATTTGATTGCAGTTGAGAGAGAGCTTTGCAGGTAGACTTCCCGGCTGGATCGCTCATTGATCATGGAGTTGAGGGCTTCGAGCACCGTATCTTTGCTCAGCACCAGCTTCGTTCCGCTGGAAGACTGGAGAATTTTACCAAAGATTGTCTTTGTGAGCGTTCCAACATCTCGTGCGTTGGCCCAGCCGGCAGTTTTTGATAGTCGATTAAAGCGCTGCAGCATAGCCTCCATAAACTCGAAGTCTGGGCTCTCCAAGCAGACCAAGTCGAATTGGACCTGTGACTTGCTCAAGAGgtcatttttttctttcaacaAGAGCTTCAAAATTAACTTGATACAGTCTGTCGGGGACAATGGGTCAAATTGAAGAGACTCTGGGAAACGACTTGTGAGCCCCGGATTTATTGACATGAGACGGTTGATATCTTTATCATAACCGGCTAGAATGATGATTAGCTTGTGCGCAAACCTGGGCTTGGTAATGCCGTCCACAATCTCATCCATGGCCTCTTTGGCGAATTGTCCCTCAGCGAGCCGATAGGCTTCGTCAATGAAGAGCACCTTTCCAAGTCCATTTTCTAGAACTTTTTGTGTCTTCGGGCCTGTCTGGCCTACATATTGACCCACCAGGTCGGTTGCTGAGGTTTCTACCACTTCATTTGAAGCCAACAAGCCCATATCGTAGTAGACTTGACCCATCTTCCTGGCTGTACTTGTCTTCCCAGTACCTAAGCGGAATTTACATGTCAGCGATATTCCAGTGGACAAAAGGCTGTGAGTAGAGGTTCATATACCTGGTGGGCCACGGAAAACAAAGTTGAATGGCAATTGTGTGCGAGGATCTAAGTCCAGTCGCCTGAGGCTCTGAGCCATTTGTCGATAACCTTCCAGTTTGGCAACGATACTTTCACAGCCGATGACGCCTTCAAAAATCTTCTCAACACTTTGCTTCTTGGTAGCGCGATCAAAGTCTTCGTCAAAGTCAGGAGCATCAAGAGTAGAACATGGAACAGAATCAGGGCATTTGGCGGAAGAGAGACGCTTTTGATACCGCATCTTCGCGGTGTTGAGCAGATTATCAATCTCGCCTGCATTTCCAAAATGTGGACGGTTGCGAG
Proteins encoded:
- a CDS encoding Glycosyl transferase, family 28, C-terminal, whose protein sequence is MKLCFVTFLETLAKRGYTHLLIQYGKDGQQVFQDFIDNGQPHHGLILGGFDFQPSIDAQMMMTVERESLNQERGLIICHAGSGTVLAGLRLGVPLIVVPNPDLADNHQQELADELEEGNYVISSSVKDVSSAISRAETQKAEEPLW
- a CDS encoding Glycosyl transferase, family 28, C-terminal — encoded protein: MAEATLHNVPIVIDNGSGTIRAGFAGEEIPSCYFPSFVGRPKHPRVMAGGLEGDSFIGSRAQELRGLLKIRYPLEHGIVTNWEDMESIWHYVYENELKTLPEEHPVLLTEPPLNPRANRDIAAQLMFEAFNVPALYMSIQAVLSLYASGRTTGVVLDSGDGVSHAVPVFEGFAIPNSIRRIDVAGRDVTEQMQLLLRKAGHVLHTSAEKEVVRMIKEKVCYVSLDPKREEKEWMNSYHKSDAKAMDYVLPDGHKIKIGQERYRAPEILFDPELIGLEYPGVHQIVQDAITRTDLDLRKSLYLNIVLSGGSTLCKNFPDRLMREIKKLAVEDMKIRISAPAERKYTTWIGGSILAGLSTFRKMWVSADEWHEDPEVIHKRFA